In a genomic window of Paracoccaceae bacterium:
- a CDS encoding conjugal transfer protein TraG, whose protein sequence is MTATKILWGQILVVFLIVLTTTWSATQWVAWRLGFQAQLGNPWFEAFSVPIYPPPAFFWWWYFYDAYARTVFWEGGAIAASGGFISIAVAITMSVLRAREAADVDTYGSARWATRAEVEAAGLLGSDGVVLGKLDQTYLRHGGPEHVLCFAPTRSGKGVGLVIPTLLTWPGSAIVHDIKGENWDLTAGFRAKHGRVLRFDPTSMTSAAYNPLLEVRRGEREVRDVQNVADVLVDPEGSLEKRNHWEKTSHSLLVGAILHVLYAEKEKTLAGVAAFLSDPRRPIEETLEAMMATHHLGDAGPHPVIASTARELLNKSDNERSGVLSTAMSFLGLYRDPVVAHVTRRCDWRISDLIGGEQPSTLYLVVPPSDISRTKPLIRLVLNQIGRRLTEDLNDTKRRHRILMMLDEFPALGRLDFFESALAFMAGYGIKSFLIAQSLNQIEKAYGQNNAILDNCHVRVSFATNDERTAKRVSDALGTATEMKAMRNYAGHRLAPWLGHLMVSRSETARQLLTPGEIMQLPPDDEIVMVAGSPPIRAKKARYFEDRRFAERVLRPPESKKTEPVPKNDLWSSLTPSSSADPGLATQTKSDDDEANAGLRREPELPDHVAIAPEILPEPAREFEMMLDDEPEEAVRQRQALRRQMGQVARQASLDRNDGIDL, encoded by the coding sequence ATGACCGCCACCAAAATCCTCTGGGGCCAGATTCTGGTCGTCTTCCTGATCGTGCTCACGACCACTTGGAGCGCGACCCAATGGGTGGCGTGGCGATTGGGGTTTCAGGCGCAGCTTGGCAACCCGTGGTTCGAGGCTTTCAGCGTGCCGATCTATCCGCCGCCAGCTTTCTTCTGGTGGTGGTACTTCTACGACGCCTATGCCCGCACCGTGTTCTGGGAGGGGGGAGCCATCGCAGCCTCTGGCGGTTTCATCTCCATCGCTGTCGCCATTACCATGTCGGTTTTGCGCGCCAGGGAGGCCGCAGATGTGGATACCTATGGCTCGGCCCGCTGGGCAACACGCGCGGAGGTCGAGGCCGCTGGGCTGCTCGGTTCAGATGGCGTCGTGTTGGGCAAGCTCGATCAGACCTACCTCCGCCATGGTGGTCCGGAGCACGTCCTCTGCTTTGCGCCGACCCGATCCGGCAAAGGCGTGGGTCTGGTGATCCCGACGCTTCTGACTTGGCCGGGCTCCGCCATCGTCCACGACATCAAGGGCGAGAACTGGGATCTGACGGCAGGCTTTCGCGCGAAACATGGCCGGGTGCTTCGTTTCGACCCGACCAGCATGACCTCCGCCGCCTACAACCCGCTGCTCGAAGTGCGTCGCGGCGAAAGGGAGGTGCGCGACGTCCAGAACGTGGCGGACGTCCTGGTCGATCCTGAAGGATCACTGGAGAAACGCAACCACTGGGAAAAGACGTCGCATTCACTGCTGGTGGGGGCAATCCTACATGTTCTCTACGCGGAGAAAGAAAAGACGCTGGCTGGGGTGGCGGCCTTCCTCTCAGACCCGCGCCGCCCGATCGAGGAGACGCTAGAGGCGATGATGGCGACCCACCATCTGGGCGATGCCGGGCCACATCCTGTCATCGCCTCGACTGCACGAGAATTATTGAACAAGTCCGACAATGAACGCTCAGGCGTGCTTTCGACGGCCATGTCTTTTCTCGGGCTCTATCGCGACCCGGTCGTCGCCCATGTGACCCGCCGCTGCGACTGGCGGATTTCCGACCTGATCGGCGGCGAGCAACCCTCGACGCTTTACCTCGTGGTGCCACCCTCGGACATCTCACGCACCAAGCCGCTGATCCGGCTGGTGTTGAACCAGATCGGCCGCCGCCTGACGGAGGATTTGAACGATACCAAACGACGGCACCGCATTCTGATGATGCTCGATGAGTTCCCGGCCCTAGGGCGGCTCGACTTCTTCGAAAGCGCATTGGCTTTCATGGCGGGTTACGGGATCAAAAGCTTCCTGATTGCTCAATCTCTGAACCAGATAGAGAAGGCCTATGGCCAGAACAATGCCATCCTCGACAACTGCCATGTCCGGGTGAGCTTTGCGACCAATGACGAACGCACCGCCAAGCGGGTTTCAGACGCCCTCGGCACGGCGACCGAGATGAAAGCAATGCGCAACTATGCCGGGCACCGACTGGCACCTTGGCTCGGCCATTTGATGGTGTCCCGCTCCGAGACCGCCCGCCAGCTTTTGACCCCAGGTGAGATCATGCAACTACCGCCCGACGACGAGATCGTCATGGTGGCCGGCTCGCCACCGATCCGAGCGAAAAAGGCACGGTATTTCGAAGATCGACGGTTCGCGGAGCGCGTGCTGAGGCCACCAGAGTCGAAGAAAACTGAACCCGTTCCGAAAAATGATCTTTGGTCTTCATTGACACCTTCATCTTCTGCAGATCCCGGGTTGGCTACTCAGACAAAGTCCGATGATGACGAAGCCAATGCGGGACTGCGCCGAGAGCCGGAATTGCCTGATCATGTTGCGATTGCGCCGGAGATCCTGCCAGAGCCAGCACGCGAGTTTGAAATGATGCTGGACGATGAGCCTGAGGAAGCAGTTCGACAACGACAGGCACTCCGCCGACAAATGGGACAGGTGGCCCGACAAGCCTCGCTTGACCGGAATGATGGCATCGATCTTTGA
- a CDS encoding ribbon-helix-helix protein, CopG family gives MRDRLNLSLPADLIGRINDLADRKRLTRSAVVEAAVESFLSPDHADMQEAALTRRLDRLSRQIARVERDQRITTETLALFVRFWLTITPPIPAEEQVSAQAKGRERFDGFVETLGKRIQRGRWFADEIARDEVAPTKTRPPD, from the coding sequence ATGCGTGACCGTCTCAACCTGTCTTTGCCAGCCGATCTGATCGGACGCATCAACGATTTGGCCGACCGAAAACGGCTGACCAGGTCTGCGGTCGTCGAGGCGGCGGTAGAGTCTTTTCTATCTCCGGATCATGCCGACATGCAGGAGGCCGCTCTGACGCGGCGCTTGGACCGCCTCTCGCGCCAGATCGCGCGGGTCGAACGAGACCAGCGGATCACCACCGAGACTTTGGCGTTGTTCGTCCGGTTTTGGCTCACTATCACGCCGCCAATACCGGCTGAGGAACAGGTGTCTGCCCAAGCCAAAGGGCGGGAGCGGTTCGATGGGTTCGTCGAGACGTTGGGGAAGCGGATTCAAAGGGGGCGATGGTTTGCTGATGAGATTGCAAGGGATGAAGTAGCGCCAACTAAAACTAGACCGCCCGACTGA
- a CDS encoding restriction endonuclease subunit S yields MKLGKVCNLSTGYTARGRLELAEQGGQPAVQLRDVQADADLEAGHLQRYEFDDLPERYMVRGGEVIFRSRGAPNTAAVVSSQLTEPVAIILPLVILRSKKELVLPDYLAWVINQPQAQRYFDSEAQGTSMRMIPKTVLEQLEVPLPDLETQARIVSIHKLARIEGSLLRNLADRREQLSSIILAERARAAHQQELHQ; encoded by the coding sequence GTGAAGCTCGGCAAGGTTTGCAACCTAAGCACAGGATATACAGCCAGGGGGCGATTAGAGCTTGCAGAGCAAGGCGGGCAGCCTGCCGTTCAGTTGCGCGATGTTCAGGCTGACGCCGATCTCGAAGCTGGCCATCTGCAAAGGTACGAATTCGATGACCTGCCGGAACGCTATATGGTGCGTGGGGGTGAGGTCATCTTCCGATCGCGTGGCGCACCGAACACTGCTGCCGTTGTGAGTTCACAGCTGACAGAGCCGGTCGCCATTATCCTTCCTCTCGTCATCCTTCGTTCAAAGAAAGAGCTGGTCCTTCCTGATTACCTCGCTTGGGTGATCAACCAGCCGCAAGCACAGCGGTACTTCGATTCCGAAGCGCAGGGCACCAGTATGCGGATGATCCCAAAGACGGTGCTTGAGCAGTTAGAGGTTCCGCTACCAGACTTAGAAACCCAAGCTCGCATCGTTTCAATACACAAGCTGGCAAGGATTGAAGGATCATTGCTCCGCAATCTCGCTGACCGCCGCGAACAGCTTTCCTCCATCATTTTGGCAGAGCGCGCGCGCGCCGCCCATCAACAGGAACTTCACCAATGA